One Globicephala melas chromosome 4, mGloMel1.2, whole genome shotgun sequence genomic window carries:
- the NUDT16 gene encoding U8 snoRNA-decapping enzyme: protein MAGMRRLELAEALQLGPGWRHACHALLYAPDPGLLFGRIPLRYAVLMQMRFDGRLGFPGGFVDLRDCSLEDGLNRELGEELGEAAAAFRVERADYRSSHAGSRPRVVAHFYAKCLTLEQLTAVEMGAPRARDHGLEVLGLVRVPLYTLRDGVGGLPAFLENTFIGNAREQLLEALQNLGLLEPGSFARLKFSARP, encoded by the exons ATGGCCGGGATGCGCAGGCTGGAGCTGGCGGAGGCCTTGCAGCTGGGGCCGGGCTGGCGGCACGCGTGCCACGCGCTGCTCTACGCGCCGGACCCGGGGTTGCTCTTCGGCCGCATCCCGCTGCGCTACGCAGTGCTG ATGCAGATGCGCTTTGATGGGCGCCTGGGCTTCCCCGGCGGCTTCGTGGACTTGCGGGACTGCAGCCTGGAGGACGGGCTGAACCGCGAGCTAGGCGAGGAACTGGGCGAGGCCGCGGCCGCCTTCCGCGTGGAGCGTGCCGATTACCGCAGCTCGCACGCCGGGTCCCGGCCGCGCGTCGTGGCGCACTTCTACGCCAAGTGCCTGACCCTGGAGCAGCTGACTGCGGTGGAGATGGGCGCGCCGCGCGCCCGGGACCACGGGCTGGAG gttCTGGGCCTGGTACGGGTGCCCCTGTACACCCTGCGGGATGGTGTGGgaggcctgcctgccttcctggagAATACGTTTATTGGAAATGCACGGGAACAGCTGCTGGAAGCCCTCCAGAACCTCGGACTGCTGGAACCTGGCTCTTTCGCACGCTTAAAGTTCTCAGCTCGTCCCTAG